In Drosophila pseudoobscura strain MV-25-SWS-2005 chromosome 4, UCI_Dpse_MV25, whole genome shotgun sequence, the following proteins share a genomic window:
- the LOC4816668 gene encoding beta-1,4-glucuronyltransferase 1: protein MYILLVLVFLFVDQISVSNARLVEQETTWVDLGKLRNCKDREHKSVNRLRGKFWVLQNFVRADHGQMSCSSNVTYTTHADYRYLDNLVPLLERWRSPLSLALYAPGTDWEPTIESILWLLQCDAGRDLVRGLTSFHIYFQVGHTPRVVLRAETILARKLDCSGRPPYEGTVGRRTYRSQKDLDYPVNTGRNIAREAALTHFVLASDIELYPTPGLVPKFFTMLGRHSDGFAAKHLPVPVPVPVPVVYVLRIFEVESNATMPSDKLQLQEMLWSSQAVPFHMNICPHCHKGPKLEEWINASVSDELNVFHKGIRMGRENRWEPIFIGSTTDPPYDERLSWEAMSDKMTQAYAMCALGYEFHILDNAFLVHKPGIKPGLDNPERHDLALRTESVIRSRFFREMRIIYGSRDGCLP, encoded by the coding sequence atgtatatacttttagttttggttttccTGTTTGTCGATCAGATTTCAGTCTCTAATGCACGTTTGGTGGAGCAGGAGACGACATGGGTCGACCTTGGGAAGCTTCGAAATTGTAAAGATCGAGAGCACAAGTCCGTTAACAGATTGCGTGGAAAATTCTGGGTCTTGCAGAACTTTGTGCGGGCGGATCATGGACAGATGAGCTGCTCCTCGAACGTGACCTATACAACCCATGCGGACTATAGGTATTTGGACAATTTGGTGCCGCTGCTGGAGCGCTGGAGATCGCCTTTGAGTCTGGCTCTGTACGCACCCGGCACGGACTGGGAGCCGACCATCGAGAGCATCCTGTGGCTGCTCCAGTGCGATGCTGGTCGGGACCTGGTGCGCGGTCTGACCAGCTTCCACATCTACTTTCAAGTGGGACACACGCCCAGGGTTGTGCTCAGGGCAGAGACGATACTCGCACGGAAGTTGGACTGCAGTGGACGGCCACCCTATGAGGGAACCGTCGGAAGGCGGACCTACCGCTCGCAGAAGGACCTCGACTATCCCGTCAACACTGGCCGGAACATAGCCCGGGAGGCAGCGCTCACCCACTTCGTTCTGGCCTCGGACATCGAGCTGTATCCCACGCCGGGCCTGGTGCCCAAGTTTTTCACTATGCTCGGACGCCACAGCGACGGGTTCGCAGCGAAGCACCTGCcggtgccagtgccggtgccggtgccggtggtCTATGTGCTGCGTATCTTTGAGGTGGAGTCCAATGCGACGATGCCCAGCGacaagctgcagctgcaggaaaTGCTGTGGAGCTCGCAGGCGGTGCCCTTCCACATGAACATCTGCCCCCACTGCCACAAGGGACCCAAGCTGGAGGAGTGGATCAATGCCAGCGTCTCGGATGAACTGAATGTCTTTCACAAGGGCATTCGGATGGGCAGGGAGAACCGCTGGGAGCCGATTTTCATTGGCTCCACCACGGATCCGCCGTACGACGAGCGCCTGAGCTGGGAGGCGATGAGCGACAAGATGACCCAGGCCTATGCCATGTGTGCTCTGGGCTATGAGTTTCACATCCTGGACAATGCCTTTCTGGTGCACAAGCCCGGCATCAAGCCCGGCCTCGACAATCCCGAACGTCACGATCTGGCTCTCCGCACGGAGTCCGTTATTCGCTCAAGATTCTTTCGGGAAATGCGCATCATCTACGGCAGTCGTGACGGTTGTTTGCCTTAA
- the LOC6902458 gene encoding barrier-to-autointegration factor-like: MSGMSEKFKNFVAESMGDKDATELPGIGSMLAERLTEAGFEKAYHVLGQFLVFGKDEDLFVMWLTESFQASFGQALDCYDCLYRWCDLFL, translated from the exons ATGTCGGGAATGTCGGAGAAATTTAAGAACTTTGTGGCCGAGTCCATGGGCGACAAGGATGCCACAGAGTTGCCTGGAATTGGATCGATGCTGGCCGAACGCTTGACCGAAGCTGGATTCGAAAAG GCATACCACGTGCTCGGCCAATTCTTGGTGTTTGGAAAAGATGAAGACCTGTTCGTTATGTGGTTAACGGAATCTTTCCAGGCCAGCTTTGGGCAAGCTTTAGACTGCTACGATTGCCTCTACCGATGGTGCGATTTGTTCTTGTAA